From Halorussus lipolyticus:
AGGCCGGAGTAATAGTATATAAATCCCGGTGTCGCCGAGGACCGGACCCACGCCCACCCTGTGCGAACGATTCCCAGAGAATCGCCCGCCATCGAGTTTCTAACCCGCGATTCACCACGGCGACGTGGGACGATACAGCATGTTACCACACCGCTTACAAGCAAACATTTATATAGAACCACAATCATATCTTGAGGTGTACTATGAGTCAGCGAGGACAGCGAATGCAAGGCCAGCCGATGATCGTAATGTCCGAGGAGTCCCAGCGCGTCAAGGACAAGGACGCCCAAGAACACAACATCAGCGCCGCCCGTGCGGTCGCTGATGCAGTTCGTTCGACGCTCGGACCCAAAGGGATGGACAAGATGCTCGTCGACTCGATGGGCGACGTGACCATCACGAACGACGGCGTGACCATCCTCAAGGAGATGGACATCGACAACCCGACGGCCGAGATGATTATCGAGGTCGCCGAAACGCAGGAAGACGAGGCCGGCGACGGCACCACCACGGCCGTCGCGGTCACGGGCGAACTCCTCAAGAACGCAGAAGACCTCCTCGAGCAGGACATCCACCCGACTGCCATCATCAAAGGCTTCCACCTCGCCAGCGAGAAGGCCCGCGAGGAGATCGACAACGTCGCCGAGGACATCGACACCGACGACGAGGAACTCCTCCGCAAGGTCGCCGAGACCTCCATGACCGGCAAGGGCGCGGAACTCAACAAGGAAGCCCTCAGCGAAATCATCGTCAACGCGGTCCAGCAGGTCACTGTCGAGGGTACGGTCGACCTCGAATACGTCAAGACCGAGACCCAGACCGGTCGCGCCGCGGGCGAGTCCGAACTCCTCAAGGGCGCGGTCATCAGCAAGGACCCCGTCCACGACAACATGCCCAAGAGCGCCGAGGACGCCGACATCCTCCTGCTCAACGAGGCCGTCGAAATCGAGGAGACCGACGTTGACACCAGCGTCAACATCGAGGACCCCGACCAGCTTCAGAACTTCCTCGACCAAGAGGAGCAACAGCTCCGCGAGAAGGTCGACAAAATCGTCGAGACCGGCGCTGACGTGGTGTTCTGCCAGAAGGGCATCGACGACATGGCCCAGCACTACCTCGCCAAGGAAGGCATCCTCGCTGTCCGCCGCGTCAAGAAGTCCGACATCGGCTTCCTCAAGGAAGTCCTCGGCGCGAGCGTCGTCTCGGACCTCGACAGCGCCTCGGCCGACGACCTCGGCACGGGCGACGTGACCCGAGACGAGGGCGACGAACTGTTCTACGTCGAAGGCGAGGACAGTCACGGCGTCACCCTCCTCCTGCGCGGTTCGACCGACCACGTGGTTGACGAACTCGAACGTGGCGTCACCGACGCCCTCGACGTCGTGGCCCAGACCGTCTCGGACGGCCGCGTCGTCTCCGGCGGCGGTGCCATCGAGGTCGAAGTCGCCAGTCGCCTCCGCGACTACGCCGACTCCGTCTCCGGCCGCGAACAGCTGGCCGTCGAGGCGTTCGCTGACTCGCTCGAACTCGTCCCGCGCGTCCTCGCCGAGAACGCGGGTCTGGACTCCATCGACACCCTCGTTGACCTGCGCTCGGCCCACGAGAACGGCGACGAGCGCGCTGGCCTGAACGTCCACAGCGGCGAAGTCGAGGACACCCTCGACGCGGGCGTCGTGGAACCTGCCCACGCCAAGGAGCAGGCCGTCTCCAGTGCCACCGAGGCCGCGAACCTCGTGCTCAAAATCGACGACATCATCTCCGCCGGTGACCTGTCCACCGACAAGGGCGACGACGAGGCAGGCGGCCCCGGCGGCGGCATGGGCGGCATGGGCGGTATGGGTGGCATGGGCGGCGCAATGTGAGATAGGCCCTAAGCCTCTCTCCGCCGTTCCACCGACCGGCGAACCGAACGCCGCCGCACCGACCGACCTCTGCGTCGAATCGCGTGCTGTCGTCTGACACCACGAATCCGCTTTTTCCGAGTTCCTGCTTCTTGCCTTCGAGTCGCCGACCGATTGGTCAACTGACGGGCGAACGTTGCTCGATTCGCGGGTTTTAGATAGTTTATAGTGTCCGCGGGGACCACCAGCCACGTATGGACACGCTCCTGCTGAATCAGGACGCCGTAGACGAGAACACGCAGATGCCGGACGTAATCCGAGCAGTCGAGGACGCCTTCGCGGCCTACGCCCGAGGAGACGCCCAGATGCCAGCCAAGTCCTACATCGACCTGCCCCAGTACAACGGGGACTTCCGGTCGATGCCGGCCTACCTCGAAGCCGACGACTGGGACGCCGCCGGAATCAAGTGGGTCAACGTCCACCCCGACAACCCCGAGAACTTCGACCTGCCGACCGTGATGGGTACGATGGTCTACTCGAACCCCGAGACCGCCTTCCCGCTGGCCATCATGGACGGGACCGAACTCACGATGAAGCGGACCGGCGCGGCCGCCGCCGTCGCCACCGACTACCTCGCAGTCGACGACGCGACGACGATGGGAATCATCGGCGCTGGCGTCCAATCGTACACCCAACTCGAAGCCATCTCGGAGGTCCGACCCATCTCTGAGGTCGTCGTCAGCGACTTGGACGAGGAGCGCGTCGCCGACTTCATCGAGTACTTCGAGGACGACTTCGAGGTGCGCGCTGGTTCCATCGAGGAGGCCGCCCAGTGTGACGTGCTTTCGACGGTCACGCCGGTCGAGGACCCCATCGTCACCCGCGAGGCCATCGGCGAACACACCCACGTCAACGCGATGGGCGCTGACGCCGAGGGCAAGCACGAACTCGCCGACGAGATTCTGCTGGACGCCAAACTGGTCATCGACGACCACGCCCAGACCACCCACTCGGGCGAAATCAACGTCCCGTACCACGAGGGCGTCCTGACCGACGACGACATCTACGGCGAAGTCGGCGACATCGTGGTCGCCGACTTAGAGGGCCGCACCGACGAGGACGGCATCACCGTCTTCGACAGCACGGGTCTCGCCATTCAGGACGTTGCCGCCGCCCACGTCGTCTACGAACACGCCGACGAGAACGACAACGGCTACCCCTTCGACCTCATCGGCACCGGCACCCAGTAGTCCGACCGTCGCAGGTATCGTGAGAGCGGGTACTGTCAGCGCCGCCGCGCCCAGTCGCGGCGTGCATCAGCAATATTTACCAATATTAAATATATGTATATATTTCTTTTATCAGGACGAGTGATTGTTTGACGAGGGTTCGTATTTGTCCGAGACGCCAGCGCGCTACCGAGACCCGCCGCCCGGCAACTCCTCGGTTGGCGCTTTCCGGGCGAAGTAGCCCGTGATTTTCGAGATGACCCAGACGACCACGATGAACGGCAAGAACGGAATCAGCAGGATGACCAGTCCGAGAAAGTACGCGATGCCGATGGTCGTCATCTCGGCGTCGGGCCGACCGCGGTAGGCCGGCGTCACCGACCGCACGACCTTCTTCGCCGGTTCGGGCACCACGCTGTCGTCTCCGTCGTCGGAATCCCCACTCATGCACAGACGTATCGACGGCCGGAGAGATAAGCGTTTGTGGCGGCGACGGCTACCGACCTACTCCAGATGAATCGCCGGGCGGAAGGGCACCGCGTTCCCGGCCTTGTCGGCGGGGTCGTAGGCGTCCTCGCCCTCGGTGTAGATTTCGACCTCGGCGTCGAACTCGCGTTCGAAGAAGGCCCGAGCGTTGTCGTAGACCGACTGCTCGCGGTCGCTCACGTCGGCCATGACCTCAACCTCGTCGTCGGGGCGCTCGCGGACGAACTCGACCAGTTCCTGCACGAGGTCGTTGACCTCGTTGCCGCGCTCGCGGAGTCCCTCGTGTTGCATGACCTTGCCCATGACCGCGCCCACGTCGGGACCGGACTCGACCACTTCTTCCAGCACGGTGCGCTTCCAGTCGCCAGCGACGTAGACCCGGATGGTGTCGGGATTCGTGTCGGTCACGTCCACGATGTCGCGCACGTCCTCGGTCAGGTCCTCGACCAGCGTCTCCTCGAACTCGACGCGGTCGTACTCGAACTCGGGGTCCGGTTCGGGCCACTCGGCCTCGGCGATGGCGTCGCCGGTCAACTGCTCGTGGAGTTCGGTCGCCATGAACGGGACGAAGGGAGCCAGCAGGCGCAGGCGAGTCCGCAGGACCTCTCGGAGGGTCCACTTCGCACCGGGGCGGTCCAAGTCGGCGCGCTTGCGGTACCACTTCAGGTGTTCGTCGAAGCGGTAGAACGCGGACTGACTCGCCGAGCGCGTCTCGAAGTTCTCCATCGCGTCGGTCACGTCGCGGACCGTATCCTGTAGCTTCGACAGGAGCCAGTTGTCGATGTGCTTGAGTTCCTTCTCTCCCTCGTCGCCCTCGATGATTTCTTGGGCGCGAGTCCAGAACCGACCCAGTTGGTCCTGCGTACTCTCGACCTGTTCGGCCCGCCAGTCGTAGTCCTGCCACGGTTCCGCGGAGTTCAGCAGGAAGAACCGAACCGTGTCGGACCCGTACTCCTCGATGGCCTCGCTCGGTAGGACGACGTGACCCTTCGAGGAGGACATCTTTTGTCCCTCCAGCAGGCCCATACCCATCACGGTGATACCTTGGGGCCACTTGGGTTCCTCGAACAGCTCTGCGTGGTGGTAGAGGAAGAACGTCAGGTGGTTGCTGATGAGGTCGTTGCCCGAACACCGGTAGTCAACCGGGTACCAGTAGTCCCACTCCTCGCGCAGTTCCAGCGCGGTTTCGTCGGGATTTTCGACCTCCTCGGGACCGAAAAAGAGGGTGTCGAAGAAGTGGCGGTCCATCTCCTCGGGGGGCACGTCTTCGAGGCGGTGGGCGATGGTGTAGTAGGACATGTAGATGGTGGAGTCCGACAGGGGTTCGATGACGAACTCCTCGTCCCACGGCAGGCGGGTGCCAAGCCCGTAGTTCCGGATGGCGGGCCACTCGTTCAACCAGTCGATGGTGTGGTCGTACTGCTCGCGGGTGTTCTCCGGGATGGCGTCGAGTTGTTCGACCGCGCGCTTGGTCTTGGCCTTCCAGTCTTGGTCGTTGTAGCGCAGGAACCACGTTTCCTGCTTGGCGACCTCTACGTCGCCGCCGCACCGACAGATGACCTCCTCGCTGAACTCCTGCATCGAGTCGAACGACCCGCGGGACTCGAAGTCGGCCTTGAGTTCGTCGCGCACGTCCTCGACGACTTCGCCCGCGTAGTCGCCGTACATCTCCTTGAGACGCCCGCCGTGGAACTCGCGGTTGTAGACCTCTTGGGTGGCGTCCTCCAGCGCGGGGTCGTCCGACGAGTCGATGCCGTGTTCTTCGACCGCATCCTTTGCGGGGAACTCGCCGTACTCCTCGACGTCGATGATGGCCTTGGGTTCGATGGCTTCGACTTCGGCGGGGTCGATGCCGTACTCCTCCATCCGAGCGTCGTCCTGCTTCGCTTCCTGCAGAGCCATCCAGTCGTCGGGGCTGTGGGCCGGGACGGACATCACGACGCCAGTGGCGTTGTCGGCGTCCACGAAGTCGGCGGGCAGGACCAGCACGTCGTCGCCCGTGACGGGATTGGTGACGCGCTCGCCGACTAACTCCTCGCCGGCGAAGTGGTCGTGGACCTCGATGTCGCGCTCTTGGAGTCGGAACTTCTCGGCGGCAGACTCCGAGACGAACCAGCGTTCGCCCTCCACGGTGGCCTCGACGTAATCGGCGTCGGGGTCGATGTAGGCGTTGGTGACACCGTAGACGGTTTCGGGGCGCAGGGTCGCCATCGGGACCGTGACAGTCGCTCGCGGTTCGTCACCGCTCGCGTCCGAGGCGCTTCGCGCCTCGCTATCCCAACCGAATTTGACCAGCGTGTACTCTTGGAACTCGGCTTCTTCACCCTCCAGCAGGTCGTGGGTCGTGACCGGGTTCTTCTCCTCGGTGCAGTACTTGACCGGGTGCAGGCCCTTCTCCAGCAGGCCGCGGTCTTTGAGGGTCTGGTACTGCCACGTGATGAACTTCGAGTAGCGGTCGTCGTTGGTGGTGAACTCGCGCCGCCAGTCGATGGACAGCCCCAACGACTTCATGTTCTTCTTGTAGTGTTCCTCGATGAAGTAGCGGGCGAAGCCCATGGGTGTTTCGAGGTCCGACAGGGTGTCCTCGGGGACCTCGTAAGTGTCTTTCAGGACGGAAAGTTGGTCCTCCTCGCCCTTCTTCAGGCGCTCGACCGCGCCGATGATGGGGGTGCCCGTGACGTGCCACGCGATGGGGAACAGCACGTTGTCGCCCTGTAGGCGTCGGTATCGGGCGTACACGTCCGGTACCGTGTAGGTCCGGGCGTGGCCGATGTGCATCCCGCCGCTGGGGTAGGGATAGGGGACCGTGATGAAGGTGGCCTCCTCGTCTTCGGGGTCCACCTCGTACCGGCCCTCCTGTGCCCAGCGGTCCTGCCACTTCGTCTCGATTTCCCGCGGGTCGTAGCTCATACCCTACGGTAGTGAACTCCCGACTAAAAGAACTGCCATACCTGACTGACGGGGCTGTTCGAAAGCGGCAAAAATTGCGACAGACAGTCACTACCACGACAGGTTCGATACAGGTTAAATTCACGTCCGATTCACGCCCGGTTCAAAAAACGACTGCGAAGCACGCACTAGCCGATAAAATACGATGGTTCCCGGACTACGCGACCGCTCGCTCGTCCTGTAGGCTCACTTCCGGCGACATCTCGCGGGAGTGCGAGAAGAGGTTGAACACCGGCGAGCGGGCCACGCCCTCGCGGAGCGTCTCGGCGTCCTCGTCGGTGAGGCCCGGACCACTTACTGCGATGTCGATGCTGATGTCGTCGTACACGTCACCGGCCTCACCGGTCTCCTCGATGCCGAAGAACGCCCGCGGGTCGAAGGTCGCGTTAACGTCGGTTTCGAGGCCGTCGAGTTCGATTTCGTTCTCCATGGCGACCAGTCCGAGGGTCGCGTTGATGCACCCGGTGAGCGCCGCCAGCGCGACCTCGATGGGTTCCGGTCGGTCCGCGGGGTCCACGAATCCCGCGTCGGCCTCGACTCGCTTGAACGCGCCGAGTTGGAGGCTGTAATCGCGGGTCTCGCTGTGTATCTCGTCGCCGCCGTACGTGTAGTCTCCGAGTTTCGCCAGCGAGTGCATCGCGCGCCCCTCGGCGATGCCGCGCGCGCCGAGGCCGAGCATCACGTCGTTCGGGTTCTTCGTCGCGTCCTCAATGAACGCGCCGTACTGTTCTAGGTCTACGCCGTGCTGTATGGTCTCTGGAGCCATGAGCGAAGATACGCCGAACTAGTTCTTAATGATTTTTCATTATGTTCTAGGAGGTGTCCCGCTAACCGTCTCTCCTCGCGCGTGAGTAACTTGATACCACGACGAACGGCCCGCGCCCGGCAGTCAATCGGCGACCGACAGGCCGCCGACTGGTTCGGGACGGAGTACATCTGGAAAAAGTACAAATAATTATATATGTAATGGAAATAACTATATTGTTCAAAGAAAGGTCTCTATCTGTCCGTCGAAGAACCGGCTTCCAGTCGAAACGTTGAGGTGCGGCCCGCGAGTTCGCCAGCTCGTGGGCGAGTTCGCCGAGGAGGTCCGGGACCGACTCCGCAATGTCCTCGCCGAGCGACGGCCCCTCCTCGACTGGCAGACGGAGTACCGCATCCGGCGGACGCCCGTGGATGTCGTCGGCACCGGTCAAAACCGCTTCGTCGCGGTCGAGTTGGAGTGGCGGCGTGCCGACCCGGCGAACAACACCGCGAAACTGTTCTACTACGCCGACGAGGACGAGATGGACGGCTACGACGAGGTGGTCGTCTGCCAGCTTTTCTCGGGTTACTACGACCTCGAATCGGGCGGGGTCTCCTCGAAGCGGGAAGTCGCGGAGTTCGTCGGCCGGACGGCGGCCGAGTCGGTCGAGCGCGTCGAGTTTCACCCGCTCGGGCTTCCCATCGACCCGCCGAAGCGCGGCGGGGAGCGCCCCGAGGACTGGCGAGCGCGGACCGACGAGGCGGCAGACGAAATCGCGTCGCTACTGTGACCTCGTGGGTGACGTTGCGAGGAGTCACTCCCGCAGGTCGGGGCGTGTCGGCCCGAGAAAAAATCGTAGACCGAGGCCGTAGACCAGTCCGTAGGACAGTGCGAGCGTCAGGGCGTAGGCCACGCCGAATCCCGCGAGCGGAACCCCGAGTTCGACGCCGAGGAGGTCCAACGCTCCCGGCACGCCGAACGGGAGGACGAACCCGAGGACCAGCATCGTGAGGACCACCTCGATTCGCTGGTCGTGCGCGTCGGGACTCGCTGTCGAGGCCCGCGCCCCGACCCGGAGATAGCCGACGGCGAACGCCGAGGCGACGAAGACGGCGAACGGTACCGAGAGGTCCAGCGAAATCGCGGTCCGTGTGAGATGGAAATACCAGACTGCGAGCAGAAAGCCGAGCAGGAAGACGTACCCACCGGTTATCGCCCACTGAAGCCCGGCGACGACTTTGACCCGGAGCGGGGCCATATCCGAACCTCGGTGTGCCAGCGAAAAACGCTATCGGCGGCGAAAACGGGAGTTATTCCAAGCCCACCAAGCCCTCGTCCAGCATGTCGCCCAGCACGTCGCGGGCGTGGCCGTCGGGGTTGACGCCCTCGTAGACCGCCTTAATCTCGCCGTCCGCGAGGACGAAGGTGGTGCGCTCGGCCGCACCACGGGAGGTGTCTACGTCGAAAGCATCGGCGATGTCGCCCTCGGGGTCGGCCAGCAGGTCGAACCGGAGTTCGTACTTCTCGGCGAACTCCTCGTGGCTCTCTACGTCGTCGGTCGAAACCCCGAACACCGAGACGCCCGCGTCGCGGTAGCTCTCCAGTTCCGCGTCGAACTGCTCGGCCTCGGTGGTACAACCGGGGGTGTCGTCCCGCGGGTAAAAATAGAGGACCGTCGGCTCCGAAAAGTCGAGTTCGATGGTCTCTCCGCGCTGGTTCGTGGCCTCGATTTCGGGTGCGTCCGCGCCGGTTTCGAGCGTCATGCCCGCAAATTGCGGGCGGGCCGGCAAGGCGTTTGCGCTTAACTGATGTCGATTTGACGCGAATCCTCGTCGCCCGCGCTCACCTTCGGCAGGGTCACGGTGAGGACGCCGTTTTGGAACCGGGCGGAGACGCCCTCGTCGTCCACGTCCTCGGGCAAGTCAATCGAGCGACTCACCGACTGGTGGCGGCGCTCCTTTCGCAGGTACCGACCTTCCTCGCTCTCGTCGCCCTCCTCGCTGGCCTGCTCGCGCTCGGCGTCGATTCGGAGTTGGTCGCCCCGGAGCGTCACGTCGATGTCGTCCTTTTCGTACCCCGGCAAGTCGGCGGTCACGACGAACTCGTCGTCTCGCTCGGCCACGTCTACCGACGTCCCGCCGCGCTGGCCGGCTAACTCGCTCAGGTCCGAGCCACCCATCGACTCCTCGAACTGGCGGCTCATGCGGTTCATCATCTCCTCTATCTCCTCGAACGGATTTCTGCGTCCTGCCATTGTTCCCCACCGGGCGTTCGGTCGCCCAGAGGGATTGAGACGCCATCGGTCTTAAACGTTCAGTCGGGTCAGTAGA
This genomic window contains:
- a CDS encoding peroxiredoxin; translation: MTLETGADAPEIEATNQRGETIELDFSEPTVLYFYPRDDTPGCTTEAEQFDAELESYRDAGVSVFGVSTDDVESHEEFAEKYELRFDLLADPEGDIADAFDVDTSRGAAERTTFVLADGEIKAVYEGVNPDGHARDVLGDMLDEGLVGLE
- the thsB gene encoding thermosome subunit beta, with amino-acid sequence MSQRGQRMQGQPMIVMSEESQRVKDKDAQEHNISAARAVADAVRSTLGPKGMDKMLVDSMGDVTITNDGVTILKEMDIDNPTAEMIIEVAETQEDEAGDGTTTAVAVTGELLKNAEDLLEQDIHPTAIIKGFHLASEKAREEIDNVAEDIDTDDEELLRKVAETSMTGKGAELNKEALSEIIVNAVQQVTVEGTVDLEYVKTETQTGRAAGESELLKGAVISKDPVHDNMPKSAEDADILLLNEAVEIEETDVDTSVNIEDPDQLQNFLDQEEQQLREKVDKIVETGADVVFCQKGIDDMAQHYLAKEGILAVRRVKKSDIGFLKEVLGASVVSDLDSASADDLGTGDVTRDEGDELFYVEGEDSHGVTLLLRGSTDHVVDELERGVTDALDVVAQTVSDGRVVSGGGAIEVEVASRLRDYADSVSGREQLAVEAFADSLELVPRVLAENAGLDSIDTLVDLRSAHENGDERAGLNVHSGEVEDTLDAGVVEPAHAKEQAVSSATEAANLVLKIDDIISAGDLSTDKGDDEAGGPGGGMGGMGGMGGMGGAM
- a CDS encoding ornithine cyclodeaminase family protein — its product is MDTLLLNQDAVDENTQMPDVIRAVEDAFAAYARGDAQMPAKSYIDLPQYNGDFRSMPAYLEADDWDAAGIKWVNVHPDNPENFDLPTVMGTMVYSNPETAFPLAIMDGTELTMKRTGAAAAVATDYLAVDDATTMGIIGAGVQSYTQLEAISEVRPISEVVVSDLDEERVADFIEYFEDDFEVRAGSIEEAAQCDVLSTVTPVEDPIVTREAIGEHTHVNAMGADAEGKHELADEILLDAKLVIDDHAQTTHSGEINVPYHEGVLTDDDIYGEVGDIVVADLEGRTDEDGITVFDSTGLAIQDVAAAHVVYEHADENDNGYPFDLIGTGTQ
- the leuS gene encoding leucine--tRNA ligase, whose protein sequence is MSYDPREIETKWQDRWAQEGRYEVDPEDEEATFITVPYPYPSGGMHIGHARTYTVPDVYARYRRLQGDNVLFPIAWHVTGTPIIGAVERLKKGEEDQLSVLKDTYEVPEDTLSDLETPMGFARYFIEEHYKKNMKSLGLSIDWRREFTTNDDRYSKFITWQYQTLKDRGLLEKGLHPVKYCTEEKNPVTTHDLLEGEEAEFQEYTLVKFGWDSEARSASDASGDEPRATVTVPMATLRPETVYGVTNAYIDPDADYVEATVEGERWFVSESAAEKFRLQERDIEVHDHFAGEELVGERVTNPVTGDDVLVLPADFVDADNATGVVMSVPAHSPDDWMALQEAKQDDARMEEYGIDPAEVEAIEPKAIIDVEEYGEFPAKDAVEEHGIDSSDDPALEDATQEVYNREFHGGRLKEMYGDYAGEVVEDVRDELKADFESRGSFDSMQEFSEEVICRCGGDVEVAKQETWFLRYNDQDWKAKTKRAVEQLDAIPENTREQYDHTIDWLNEWPAIRNYGLGTRLPWDEEFVIEPLSDSTIYMSYYTIAHRLEDVPPEEMDRHFFDTLFFGPEEVENPDETALELREEWDYWYPVDYRCSGNDLISNHLTFFLYHHAELFEEPKWPQGITVMGMGLLEGQKMSSSKGHVVLPSEAIEEYGSDTVRFFLLNSAEPWQDYDWRAEQVESTQDQLGRFWTRAQEIIEGDEGEKELKHIDNWLLSKLQDTVRDVTDAMENFETRSASQSAFYRFDEHLKWYRKRADLDRPGAKWTLREVLRTRLRLLAPFVPFMATELHEQLTGDAIAEAEWPEPDPEFEYDRVEFEETLVEDLTEDVRDIVDVTDTNPDTIRVYVAGDWKRTVLEEVVESGPDVGAVMGKVMQHEGLRERGNEVNDLVQELVEFVRERPDDEVEVMADVSDREQSVYDNARAFFEREFDAEVEIYTEGEDAYDPADKAGNAVPFRPAIHLE
- a CDS encoding DUF7535 family protein, with amino-acid sequence MSGDSDDGDDSVVPEPAKKVVRSVTPAYRGRPDAEMTTIGIAYFLGLVILLIPFLPFIVVVWVISKITGYFARKAPTEELPGGGSR
- a CDS encoding OsmC family protein — translated: MAPETIQHGVDLEQYGAFIEDATKNPNDVMLGLGARGIAEGRAMHSLAKLGDYTYGGDEIHSETRDYSLQLGAFKRVEADAGFVDPADRPEPIEVALAALTGCINATLGLVAMENEIELDGLETDVNATFDPRAFFGIEETGEAGDVYDDISIDIAVSGPGLTDEDAETLREGVARSPVFNLFSHSREMSPEVSLQDERAVA
- the hsp14 gene encoding archaeal heat shock protein Hsp14, translating into MAGRRNPFEEIEEMMNRMSRQFEESMGGSDLSELAGQRGGTSVDVAERDDEFVVTADLPGYEKDDIDVTLRGDQLRIDAEREQASEEGDESEEGRYLRKERRHQSVSRSIDLPEDVDDEGVSARFQNGVLTVTLPKVSAGDEDSRQIDIS